One window of Dermacentor andersoni chromosome 7, qqDerAnde1_hic_scaffold, whole genome shotgun sequence genomic DNA carries:
- the LOC126534809 gene encoding ipis-1-like, translated as MESQTPDEQLFNFTIDLYKHLAEKSRRTGNIFFSPFSISTALSMALAGARSTTAQQLANVLHVTSEEVHQQFSGLLSKLGGLAPDVKLHLANRMYSEQTFPVLESYLSRLRGSYDATIESVDFKNHYEEVRHRINAWVEEVTESKIKDLLPDNSVDAVTTLIIVNAIYFKGTWDSQFPPKSTCRMSFHLDSKTKRKVNMMRQKNDFMMGRLVKPAAKALEIPYRGGKASMVVLLPDKYEGLSELEDGLTAEKLSGLLNNFVLVSGVHLSLPKFKLEHSIDLKETLTSMGIKDFFTPAADLSGISDTGNLMASEVFHKAFVEVNEEGTEAAAASAIKVVPYCSSPLFNVNRPFMFFIRSIEPEAILFVGSVRDLEADECSLFSANAEAENSESSSSTPASSDDSNSELTP; from the coding sequence ATGGAGAGCCAAACGCCTGACGAGCAACTCTTCAACTTCACCATCGACCTGTACAAGCACCTCGCCGAGAAAAGTCGTCGTACAGGCAACATTTTCTTCTCGCCATTCAGCATCTCCACGGCACTCTCCATGGCTCTGGCAGGGGCGCGGAGTACCACGGCTCAGCAGCTGGCCAACGTTCTACACGTCACCAGCGAAGAGGTTCACCAGCAATTCTCTGGTTTGCTTTCTAAGCTTGGAGGCCTTGCCCCCGATGTGAAGCTACACCTCGCCAACCGGATGTACTCTGAACAGACGTTTCCGGTTCTGGAGAGTTACCTTTCTCGTCTTCGCGGTTCTTACGACGCCACCATTGAGTCCGTTGACTTCAAGAACCACTACGAAGAGGTTCGACATCGGATTAACGCCTGGGTCGAAGAGGTCACCGAATCAAAAATCAAGGATCTTCTCCCCGATAATAGCGTGGACGCAGTGACCACCTTGATCATCGTAAATGCCATCTACTTTAAGGGAACTTGGGATTCACAGTTTCCTCCCAAGTCGACGTGCCGAATGAGTTTTCACCTGGATTCAAAGAcgaaaagaaaagtaaacatgATGCGTCAGAAAAATGACTTCATGATGGGTCGTCTCGTGAAGCCAGCGGCAAAGGCCTTGGAAATACCGTACCGCGGCGGCAAGGCCTCCATGGTTGTCCTCCTGCCCGATAAATACGAAGGACTGTCCGAACTTGAGGACGGCTTGACAGCCGAAAAGCTTTCGGGCCTTTTGAATAATTTTGTCTTGGTATCCGGCGTCCATCTGTCCTTGCCGAAGTTCAAGCTGGAGCACTCAATCGATCTCAAGGAAACACTGACATCCATGGGGATCAAAGACTTCTTCACGCCGGCTGCTGATCTCAGTGGAATAAGCGATACGGGCAATCTTATGGCTTCCGAAGTATTCCACAAGGCCTTCGTGGAGGTGAACGAGGAAGGCACGGAGGCAGCTGCTGCTTCGGCGATCAAGGTTGTGCCCTACTGCTCATCGCCTCTGTTTAATGTCAACCGCCCATTCATGTTCTTCATACGTAGTATCGAACCAGAGGCTATCCTTTTCGTGGGCTCTGTTCGCGACCTTGAAGCAGATGAATGTTCCTTGTTTTCAGCTAATGCAGAAGCAGAAAACTCCGAAAGCAGCTCATCAACGCCTGCGTCCTCGGATGACTCCAATTCAGAGTTAACGCCATAG